From one Physeter macrocephalus isolate SW-GA chromosome 18, ASM283717v5, whole genome shotgun sequence genomic stretch:
- the LOC102980440 gene encoding S-phase kinase-associated protein 1-like, with protein sequence MPSIELQSSDGEIFEVDVEIAKQSVTIKTMLKYLGVSDEGGDDPVPLPNVNAAILKEVVQGCNHHKDDPPPPEDDENKEKRTDDIPVWDQEFLKVDQGTLFELILAANYLDIKGLLDVTCKTVANMIKGKTPEEIRKTFNIKNDFIEEEEAQVCNENQWV encoded by the coding sequence ATGCCTTCAATTGAGTTGCAGAGTTCTGATGGAGAGATATTTGAAGTTGATGTTGAAATTGCGAAACAATCTGTGACTATTAAGACCATGTTGAAATATTTGGGAGTGAGTGATGAAGGAGGTGATGATCCAGTCCCCTTGCCAAATGTTAACGCAGCAATATTAAAAGAGGTCGTTCAGGGGTGCAACCACCACAAGGATGATCCTCCTCCTCCTGAGGATGATGAGAACAAAGAAAAGCGAACAGATGATATTCCTGTTTGGGATCAAGAATTCCTGAAAGTTGACCAAGGAACACTTTTTGAGCTTATACTGGCAGCAAACTACTTAGACATCAAAGGTTTGCTTGATGTTACCTGCAAGACTGTTGCCAATATGATCAAGGGGAAAACTCCTGAGGAGATTAGAAAGACATTCAATatcaaaaatgattttattgaAGAAGAGGAAGCCCAGGTATGCAACGAGAACCAGTGGGTGTGA